TGGTCGTAGGTAGATTGAGTTTTTCATGACATTTTGCTATTGCAAGACCACATGCCCAGTCATGTCCTGAAACACAATCCACAGGATATTTACCCAAATATGACACAACCAAATCTGCAAATATATCATATTTCAAAGGGTCCCAAGTGTCAAGTGCATTGAAATCTTTGTTGCTAAATACCACCATATCAATATTTGTAGTTGGGTGTTTTGTGATTATAACATCAAATTCAAAATCAATCCCCTTATATTTGGTCTTTAATTTGTCTGTTTTTGCATGTGGTAAATTAGAGATTTTACCATTGTGGTCTGGCGTTATAATAATAACATCATTTCCATTTCTTTTCAAAAACTTTGGCAAATCTCTCATTACATCTCCTAATCCACCGATAGAAGTTAATGGTGCTATGGTAGGCGTTAATATGGCTAACTTCATAATATCCTCCACATAATGACATATATAATAACCATAATTATAATACTATTAATTATAATATTTTGTATTGATGGTATATATAATATATACATTTATAAATAGTAATATAATACAGTATGGCCATAGATATAGCATATTCAAAAAGTCAAATTCTCGGGTAAAGTTCCTGAACATATTATAATATAAATTTTATATCAATAAGCCAATTGGAGGCATATATTATAGGATAATTAATCTTTTTGGATTTATCAGAACAAACTTTTCGAACACATCAAGACTATATACTATCTATAAATATGTGGTGTGAAATATATAATGGCATATAAAATTATAGAATAGATTGAGAGAAAGGGGAGATTATGAAAATAGCCATGATAACTTGGGAATACCCTCCAATAATGGTTGGAGGATTGTCGGTTCATTGTAGAGGTCTTGCTGAAGCACTTGTTAGGGCAGGGCATGAGGTAGATATAATAACTGCGGCATATGATTTACCCGAATATGAAAATATGAATGGCGTAAATATTTACCGTGTAAATCCTATTAAACATTCTAATTTCTTAGATTGGTCATTATTCTCGGCAAATTTAATGATAAAAAAACTTGGAATGTTGGGAGCTCCTAACTACGATATAATCCACTGCCATGATTGGATGACCTATTTTGTAGGAACTGGTGTAAAACATCTATTAAATAAACCATATGTTCAATCCATTCATAGCACAGAATATGGGCGATGCGGGGGTATCCATTCCGAGGATTCAAATGCAATAAATGAAATAGAGTGGTTAAGCACATATGAGTCAAATGCCGTAATAACAGTTAGCAATTCTATGAAACGGGAATTATGTTCTATGTTTAATGTCCCCCATGATAAAGTAAATGTAATATATAATGGAATAGACCCCGAAGAATTTGATATACCAATGGGAGAACATGAAAAAAACGAATTTAGAAAGAGTTTTGGCGTTCAACCTCATGAAAAAATGGTATTATTTGTGGGGAGATTGGTATATCAAAAAGGAGTAGAATATTTAATCAGGGCATTTCCAAAAATATTGGAGCAACATCCTGATTCAAAACTTGTCATAGCTGGTGCAGGTGATATGAGAGGTTATTTAGAAGAATTGGCGTGGAATATGGGGTATGGAGATAAAGTAGTATTTTTAGGGTTTATTGATGGTATGACATTGAAACTACTATACAAATCTACCGATGTGGCAGTCATACCTTCGATTTATGAGCCATTTGGAATTGTGGCACTTGAAGCTATGGCAGGGGGAGCTCCTGTTGTGGTAAGTGATGTAGGGGGGCTAAGTGAAATTATTCAACATGAATATAATGGTGTTAGAGTATATATTAAAAATCCAGATTCCATTGCATGGGGCGTAAATAGAATTTTATCTGATGAAGGATTTAGAAACTGGATTGTAAATAATGCTAAACATGATGTATATACAAAATATAGCTGGGACGCCATAGCTCAAAATACTATAAATGTATATAATGAATCCATTTTAAAACATAAATAATATTACAACTAAATGAATATTTTATCTAGGTGGTGGCATATGGATAATATAGTGAATAAAATAGGAGAAATAGCCGGGGAAATATATCATATATTAAAAGAAGGCGAAAAAAATATGAGTGGATTAAAAAAACCACTTAAAGAAAAAGGATATACTGATAGCCTTATTACAATGGCAATAGGATGGCTTGCAAGAGAAAATAAAATTGACATATATAAACAGGAAAGACAAACCATTGTAAAATTAATAGAAAAATAAGCAATAATTTGTTATTCTTGATTATAATTAAAATTACTGCCAATTGAGGAATTGTCGTAATAATGTATAACATAAAAAGATAATCCATAGTTATTTATGGTAAATCTTTGGTCTTTTTCAGGCGATATACAATATATTATTATATAGTTTATAAAATTTATTGTATCTATATTTATTTTTTTATTTAATGTATGTTGGTGTAATATGGTAGGAATTATAGGAAATAGCAAAGTTCTGGCTAAATTGGATGATATGGGCTCAATTGAATATGCCTTCTTTCCCCATTTAGGTTTTGAAAAACATATATTTGATTCTGCATTTGCTATTTTATATGATGGCGAATTAAAATGGCATTGGGATTACTCGTGGGATATTGACCAACGGTATTTAGATGATACAAATATTTTAAAAACTACCTATTCCAATAAACATTTTTTTGTGAGCTCTGAAGATTTCGTTTCAATAGCACATAATTTATTAGTTAAAAATATAACCATACACAACAATTCAAACCAAAAAAAGAAATTAAAATTATTTTTCTATGAAAATATTAGGATGGGAGAAAATCCACAAAAAAACACTGTAAAATTTTTAAAAACAAATAACTGTTTAATAAAATCCGATAAAAAATATATGTTCGGTATTGGGGGCGGTAAAAAGATATCTTCATACCAGTGTGGTGTTAGGGCATCAGAAAGTAGTGCATATAAAGATATTGAAAACGGACTTTTAAAGGAACAAATTACTGCTACTGGGGATATTACAGACAGTGCTTTGTGCTGGGATATTGAACTAGGACCCAATCAAAAAAGCAATATTCCGATATATATTATAATGGAAGAATATGATGATTATCATAGTAATATGATTGATGTTGTGAATAATCTAAACCAGATTTCAAATAATATCGACAATATATATAAATTAACATATAATTACTGGATAGATGCAGTTAAAAGTTTTTCAAATTTAAATATATCAAATAATTTAAATATCAATAAAAAACAGTGGAAAAATTATGTGGATATATGTAAAAGAGTTATTTTAACAATATTGTTATTAAAAAATTACGATGGTGGAATAATAGCTTCACCCTCAATTTATCCCGATTATAGGTATGTATGGAATAGGGATGCAAGTTATGTATCAATTGCTATGGATTTATATGGTATACCCAGAGTATCTGAAAAATTTTTTGAATGGTGCAAAAAAGCTCAAAACGAAGATGGCTCTTGGGTTCAAAATTATTTCATAGATGGAAAACCCCGTTTAACAGCAATGCAAAATGACCAAGTAGGCACTACAATATATGCCCTCCTTATACACTATAAAATTACAAAAGATAAATCATATTTGAAAAGATATTGGAACATGGTCAAAAAAGCGGGGGATTATATGACCAATGTTATAGTTTCGTCTTCTTCTTGCTATGATTTGTGGGAAGAAACCGTAGGTATATTTTCATATACTCTCGGAGCCCTATATGGCGGTTTAAAATCTGCTATAAAAATAGCCGAAATTTTAAATACAAATGATTTCGAAAGCATCGAAAAATGGGATAATGCCGTGAAATTAATTGAAGATAATATGTATAAGTTTTATTCGGAGAAGGAAAACAGATTTTTAAAATCTATAAATCCGATAGATAAAACAATTGATGCCAGTATTTTGGGGCTGAGTTTTCCATATAATTTAATTCCCGCAGATGACCCACGAATGATTAGCACAGCTGAACAAATTGAGTCAGCATTTAATTACAAAGTTGGAGGTATTGGGCGGTATCCAGAAGATGTTTATTTTGGGGGCAATCCTTGGATAATTACTACAATATGGTTGTATTTATATTATGTTCAATTAATTGAAGTATTATCTTCTAAAAATGCACCATCGGAAGTAATTGAAAAATATAAAAATAAATGCGATAAACTGTTAAAATGGTCATTGAAATATCAATTTAATGGATTATTCCCAGAGCAAATTCATAAAGATATGGGAGCTCCCATATCAGCAATTCCTTTGGGCTGGTCTCATGCCATGGTATTAATAGCATTACATAATGATGCTATTTCAAAATTACAAATCGAATAAGCAATATAAAAGCCAATATAAAATATAAAATATAAAATATAAAATAATAAATATAAAATATAATAGCGGGGGATATTATGCTAATTTCATTTAATTTTGAGGTCCATCAACCTCATAGATTGAATAAATATATTAAAAATGGGATTAATATTGACAAAATTAAAAATACTAACAATAACAACCATAATTTATGGGATAGATATATTGATGTGCCATTAAATAAAGAAGTATTTAATAAAGTTGCAAATAAATGCTATATTCCTACAAATCGAATTATGCTTGATTTAATAGATAAACATGATATTAAAATAGCATACAGCATAACGGGGGTATTTTTAGAACAGGCAATGGAATTTAATGATGAGGTGCTGGACTTATTTAAAGACCTTGTGAAAACTGGCAATGTTGAATTAATTGGGGAAACATACCACCATTCATTATCGTCTTTGTTTGAAACTCATGATGAATTTAAAGAAGACATATTAAGACATAAAAAGCTTATAAAGGACTTATTTAATTATAAAACAGAGGTATTTAGAAATACTGAATTAATATATCATAATAGCATAGCTAAAACTGTAAAGGACATAGGAGGATTTAAAGGTATATTTACAGAGGGCGCAGATAGATTGCTTGATTGGAGGTCTCCAAATTATGTATATGATTCACTTTGTGGTTTAAATGTTCTTTTAAGGAATTATCAATTAAGTGATGATGTTGGTTTTAGATTTTCGTGTTGTGGTTGGGAAGATTATCCATTATACGCCGATAAATATGCAAAATGGCTTGCAAATACTCCTGGAGACTGTATAAATATTTATGTGGATTATGAAACATTTGGAGAACATCAATGGAAAGAAACAGGGATTTTTGAATTTTTGAAGGAGCTCCCCAATGAAATTGAAAAATACTCCCATCTTGAATATGCAAAACCTACTGAAATATTGGATAAATGTAGGCCAAAGGGGGAAATTGATGTATTTGAGTTTTCTGCATTATCTTGGGCAGATACTGAACGAGATATTAGTGCATGGCTTGGCAACAGATTACAAAAGACATCATTTGATAAATTAAAATCCATTAGAGAACCTCTGGGAAGATATATTCAAACCAATAATAAAAATAGTAAAAATAATAACTCCAATACAACAGATACGGCAACACTCGATAACGATTTATATGACGAAATTATGGAATATAGAATTTATAAAAATCTTCAAACAAGTGATAACTTTTATTATCAATGTACAAAAGGATTCAATGATATGGATGTCCATGCTTATTTCAGTCATTTCGAAACTCCTTATGATGCATTTGTGGCTTATATGGATATAGTATATGATTTTAAAACTCACCTAACAATTTCTCAGATTTTGGAAATATATAAAGAAAAATTAAATCGATTAAATAATGAGCTAAATGAATTAAAAGAATTAAATAAAAAAGAAAACGAAGATACCTCAGAATTAAATAATATCATAAATGATTTAAAAGATAAGATTAAAAACATGGAGCTCCAATTAAACTTAAAAGATGAAAATATTCAAAAGTTAAAAGAGGAAGGTGTAAATTTAGTCAATAAATTAAAACAATACGAAAAAGAAATAATCTCAAAAACTGAGAATGTAAAAAAAGAAATAATGAATTTAAAAAAAGAGCACGAGCAAGAAATTAAAAAAAAAGAAAATAAACTAGGAAATAACTCATATAATATAAGAAATAATGATATACAAAAAGATAACAATAAAAATAATAAAAATAATAAAAATAATAGCAATAATAAGAATAATAAGAATAGTGATTTTATTATAGGCTCTTAATCGGGGAAATTATGAACGAAGAAACAAATAATGAATTTAAAAAAAACCTTGAAAAATTTAAAAAAATGGCAAAACGAGGAAAAGAAACTAAGATGGACAAAAAACCACAAATAATTGTGGTTGGTCGTTCCAATGTTGGAAAATCTACGCTAGTAAGACTTATCACAAAAAAAGATGTGAGAGTTGGAAAAAAACCAGGAGTTACTTTAAAAATAAATAAATATGATGTTGGAAACTTTATTCTTGTGGATTTGCCTGGTTTTGGATTTATGACTGGACTTGAAGAAAAAGTTCAAAATAAAATAAAAAAAGAAATTGTTCAATATATTGAAGATAATAAAGACCAAATTGTGGGCTCCATAATATTAATTGACGTCAAAGCATTTCCGGGCATTGTAGAAAGATGGGATAGTAAAGACGAAATACCGATTGATATAGAAATGTTTGAGTTTTTGGAAGAATTGGAGTTAAATCCATCAATATTTATAAATAAAATGGACAAAATAAAAAAGAACGACCAAGACAAAACACTTGATAAAATTGTAGCAATATTTGGTTGTCCTGCTCCGTGGAGACAGTGGATTAATGATATAATCACAATAGGAATTTTGAAAGAAGGAATCGGACTAAATGAAGTAATGGTCAAAATAAATAAAAATGTCAATGAATACAATCGGGTAAAAAATAAAAAATAAAAAAATAAAATAAAATTTTCGAGTATGTCGATAGGAGCTCCATAAAAAACTTTATATATTATATTACATTATATGGGATAAGCAACTTATAATATTTCATATTATAATTTTAAGAAATAACATTTTATATTTTTTGGAAATGTCTGTCGACTATTGCTATAATTATTGGATATGTTTTAAAAATATATTTGGGACATATAGTAATAGCGAATATTTTAATATTTAGCCATAGTCAATCTTCGGACTGTTTCACTCATAAGAGTAAAAATAAAACTGTATTATGTGTGTAGTATCCCACATTAAATTAATTGTTTAGAACAGTAAAAAGAGACAGTTTTGAAGATTAACTATAAAACACGATTTACTAAGAGAGGAGAAATTATGGCACTAAGACCAAGTAAATGTTATAGAGAAATTAATAAACCAGCATACACAAGAAAAAAATATATTAGGGCTGTTCCACAACCAAAAGTTGTTCATTATGTTAATGGAAACAAAGGTGGAGATTTCCCTGTGGAAGTTCATTTAGTTGTTAAAGATGATATTCAAATAAGACATAATGCATTGGAATCAGCAAGGATTGTAGGAAATAAATACACTCAAAATAAATGCGGTAGATTGGGATACAAATTCCAAATAAGAGTATATCCTCACCAAGTATTGAGGGAAAATAAAATGGCATCAGGAGCTGGTGCAGATAGGATTTCCGATGGAATGAGATTATCATTCGGAAAAGCTGTTGGAACAGCTGCAAGAGTTAGAAAAGGGCAAAAAATTATTACAATTTCAACAACTCCTGAAAATGTAATACACGCAAAAGAAGCTTTAAGAAGATGCAACATGAAAATGCCTGTAAAATGTAAAATAGTAATTGGAAAGGGAGCAGAATTAGTAAAAAATTAAATTAATTTCTTTTTTTATTTTTATTATATTTTATTTTTGTTATATTTTTTTTTAAAAATAATATTTAATGGTATATTATATTAATTATATTATTTTATATCTGGTATTTCTGCCCTAATGTATTCTTCTTTATTTCCTTTTCTTAAACTTATGGTGGCATCTATTCCCATTTTTGCCGTTAATTTATTTTTATGGTCTCCTGATGGGTCTAATGAAGAACCTTTTGTATCACTTATAATTACCACATCTTTATCGGCCTGAACTCGTGTAGCTATGGCAAATTCTACATCACTGGGGTTGTGTATGTTTATGTCATCATCAACAATCACAACATGTTTTAAACTTGGATGTGATGCAAGTGCCGCAAGTATGGCATTTTTACCATCTCCTTCGGTTTTCTTTTCGATAGATACAACGGCATGAAGCCAACAACATCCTCCTTCTGTTAGTGAAACCTGTTTAACTGATGGAACTGTGTTTCTAATTCCTTTATACATTCGTGGCTCTTGTGGCAATCCCATTAAAATTTTATGTTCTATTCCCCCTGGGAGAAGGGCATGGAATATTGGTTCTTTTTTTCTTTTTAAAGCTGTTATTTCTATTACTGGTTGCTGTCTAATTGTATCGTATGTTCCAGTAATATCTACGAAAGGTCCTTCTTCTTCCATTTTATTTGTTATTTTTCCTTCGATAATAAATTCCCCTGCTGGAACTTCCAAATCAACAGTATCACATTTTATCAATTTTAAGGGAGCTCCCATTAGTGCAGAGGCATATTTTAATTCATTAAATGTAACATCTCCCGATGTAGAGGATGCCAACAATAGGGCAGGATGCACTCCTATTACTATTGCTACATCTACCTCTCCATCTTTGATATTTTTGTTGTATATGTAGTGTAAATGTCTTTGTTCAACCATTCTAATTATTAATTTGCCATCTTTTACTAAAATTCTGTGAATTGAGGAATTTATGCCATGGTCTTTATCTTTTACAATTACTATGCCTGAGGTTAAATAAGCCCCCGCATCTTTTTCATAGTAAGTAGGTATTGGGTATTGACTTATTTTGCTTACTTCATCAGATACATATTCTTTTTTTAATTCGTTATCAACAATTAATTCCCCATTTTTTTCATTATCTAGGGCATTTATCATATATTCTACTAAGTCGCTTACTTCGATACCTAAACTTTTTGCTATTATTTCCCTGTTGCATAAATTTCCTATTACTTCATATCCATTTACATCTTTTATATAAGTCGGAGCTCCATCATTTTCAGCCAATATTTTTGTAATTTCAAATTTTTTGTTGGCTTTTTCTACTACTTTTAAATTATCTATTGAGTTAATTAAATCTCTTATCATATTTTATACCTCTATATTTGTTATTATTTTATTTACTGCTGTCATATTTTATTTTTTATTAATTTTATTTTTTATTATTTTATCGAGGATTTTACAAATTAAACTCTTTCATTTTTACTAAGTGCAATAATTCCATTGGCAATTGATACTGCAACAGGAGTTCCTCCCTTTGCCCCTACTGTGCTTATTGATGGTATATTTGTATTTCTCAATTCTTCTTTTGATTCACTTGCCTTTACAAATCCAACGGGAGCTCCCACAACTAACTTTGGTTTTATGCCTTCTTCATTAATTAATCTTATAACTTCAAATAGTGCCGTTGGAGCATTGCCTATTACCACAACTCCACCATCAATATATTCTTTTGCCATTCTCATTGAAGCTACTGCCCTTGTTATTTGTTCTTCTTTTGCTATTTTATGGGTTTTTTCATGATTTATAAAATTATGAATATTGTTGTATCTAATCCCTGCTTCAACCATGCTAATATCTACTACAATCGGTTTATTGGAGGCAATTGCCTCAATTCCATTTTTTAATGGTTCATTTCTAAAATCCATAAGTTTTGCATATTCTTCATCTGCTGTTGCATGAACAACCCTTTCAATTATTCCCATCTCATTTACTGAATATTTATTTATTTTGTCGCCCAATATATTTTTTATCTTTTCTTTTACAATCAATCTTGACTTTTCGGCTATGTCCATTCCGTCTTTTGTAGAGGCTCCCATAAACATAAATTTCACCTAAATATTTTTTATTTTTACTATTATTTTACTGTTTTATTTTATCGCAATACTTTATTTATTTTTATTTTTATTTTTTTATTTATAGTCAATCTTCGAACTTCTTCGCGTAATATCTTCAATTAAACCCCCATAACTATTCTAAATAAATTTCTAAGTCCTGGTGCAAATCCTAATGCCATTATTGTTATTTTAATTATATTTCTTAAATTTTTATTATCTACCTCATGATTTAGCACATATAATACAGAAAATACCAAAGCTAATTTTAAAGGTATCATGCTGTAAGCTCCAAATGTATCCATAAAAAACCGAGGAATTGGATGCTGTTCCCAATAACCATGGGAGGCTATACCCACGGCCGTGGCTGATGCGTCTGTCAATTGTCCCAATATTGCATATTTATCTATTTTATCAAATTTCAATTTATTTTTTATATATTCTACATTATTTAATAGATATGATATTATGCCGTATATTATTGCAATTATTAACAATATCTGTAATAGCGTTCCGAAATATACAATATTTGTTAAAAATATGGCTCCAAAATACAGCATTGGTAAAACTGCCATAATTATTGAATATTTGTAGTATTTTTCTTTGAAAAAGTATCCTGTTAATATTATTGAAAATATGTAGTATATCCCTAAAACTACAACAATTCCGGGGGTAACCGTATAAAAGGTATGGGGCAAAACTCCTGCATCAGTCATTGACCTTAGTAGAGATATTAAAATTACATAAAATACCGTAGTTAGTGCAAATTTGCTGTCTATCTCTATTTTTAAGGATTTGCATGCCCTATAAAATATATAAACCATTACAAAAAGAAGTATCCCATAGGTAATTTCCTGAATAATGGTATATCCTGATTGATTATATATTGGATTAATATAATATTTATTAATAAATCCCGAAATATAAGCTGCAATATCCATTTACTCACCAGTTTTATTTTAATATATTTTAATATATTTAATTATAATTAATATAATTATCGTATTGTATTATCGTAATTATGGGGAGCTCCCAAACTACCATAATTACCCATAATTAATTATAATTAATTATAATTATATTATCATATACAACATAAATTGCTCTGAAAAATTTATATTATCGTAAAAATCGCTTTGCGATTTTGAGACGGTTTAGTGAAAAAGTCCGAAGATTGACCATATAAAAAAGAGGGACAATATGAGTGTAAATTTAAAAAATGCAAAAATGATTAGAATATATATAAAAGAACAAGACGAACATGCCCACATGAAATTATATAAATATATAGTGGAAAAACTTAAAGAATATAATATTTCTGGTGCCACAATATTTAAAGGAATAAATGGCTATGGGGAGAGGGGAACTGCAAATATTGATATAATAAGGTTATCCATGGATTTACCTGTTGTTATTGAATGTATCGACGAGATAGAAAAAATAGATAAAATATTGGGGGAATTGGTTGAGATAATAGGAGATAATGGATTAATTGCCGTTGTTGATGTGAATATAGTTTCCAAATAATAATAGGGCAATTAAAACAATCATATATAATTAAATAAGTGGGTGAAATTGTGGATTTTTCATATATATTAAATAAAAAAGCTAGAATACAGGAAAAAATAAATTCTATCAATAAAACTATGGATATTGGAGAATATTGGATACATGATAATTTTGAAAATTCTTCAAATTGCATATTTGCAGGGGGAGACGGCAGTTTTAATAAAATAGATTATATTGATTATTGTTTATATTCGGTTGGAACAATATCATATATAAATGAAACAGGGGGCAAAATAGAAGAATCAATAAAACAATGGGATATTGATATAATGTTGCCATATAAATATGTATCTAACAGATTACGGCTTTATATGATAAATATGGAGTTAAAAACCATATTGTGGAATTTTATAAATAAAGATATTGATTATTATTTATTTGATGGTTCTTTATATTCCTTATTAATTCAAACCCATACATACGGAGCTCCACGAAATTTAGAACAAAATTCCGATTTAACTTATTGTTATAATTCTCACAAAAAAGAATTAATGGAAAAAATATATGCCCAATTAAATAATAATGATTTATCTCCGATATATGATTATAATGAGGACGAAAAGATATTATTTGAGCAGTTGGAATATATTGTCCTATTGGTAGAGATTTTAAAAAATTATAAAAATAAAATAATAGGAATATCCAAAACTTCTAAAATGAGTATTTATTTTGAAAACTCAAATATGCCAGATATGGGGATTTTTTCAAAAGGAGTAAAAAAAACAGGATATTCTAAACCTATAAATCTTGTGGAAAAACAATTTAATGAGGGCATAAATTATACCATAAATAATTTTAAAAAATTGTATCCTTTGGAAAATTTATATTATGGATTTTTAAAATTGGACAATAATTCAGGATTAACAAATATTACTTCCTTTTGTAAGTTGGATAATGAAGTTTTTTCAAATTTAAAAGAAATATCGGTCTCTGGTTATCCATATGTGTTAAAAAAATCTCATGAAACCGTAAAAATTAGTAATAAATCTATGGAGCTCTGCGGTAAATTGTTGGGAATTAATAAAAAACGAGATAGGGATATTATACTTGATTGAATTATAATAAATATACTTCGTAATGTATTTTACTTCGGGAGTTTTACTTCGGGAGCTCCCAAACACATTAACAAACCATATAATTGTTATATCGTCATATGACGAATTAATATTCATTTTAAATCGAAACTTTTATATAATATATTTTTGTAGTATAATTATGGATAAAATAAAATTGCACATTATCGGAGATGTAGTATTATCTGATGATATTGGAAAAAGTATGAAGAAGTGGAGGGATATGTTTGGCATATCTCAAATAGATGTTTCGAGATACTTAGGGTTATCTCCATCTGTTATAAGTGATTATGAATCAGGACGGCGAAAAAACCCTGGTGTAGTTGTTATAAGAAGATATATTGAAACCCTAATCAATATAGACAGGGAAAAGGGCGGACACACTATAAAAGCACTTCAAAGAGTAATAAATCCTCCATCAATGAATGCTATTTTACAGATAAAAGAGTATGGAGCTCCCATATCAATAGAGGAATTTCTAAAAATAATTGATGGAAAAATAGTTCGAGACAATAAAAATAATAATTCCATTGAAACTAATATTTTTGGGCATACTGTTGTAGATAGTGTAAAGGCAATATTGGAAATGGATGGCCAAGATTTTATAAATCTTTATGGTTGGACAACGGAAAGAGCACTAATATTTACCAATGTTTCAACTGGTAGGAGTCCAATGGTGGCAATTAGGGTTAGTTCTATAAAACCACGAGTTGTGGTATTTCAAGGATATACTAAATTAGATACATTGGCTCTAAAAATAGCCGAAATTGAAGGTATTACGCTAATTACAACAGACCTTGAACTTGATGAATTATTAAAACGATTAAAATAGCATAATATCAAATATAATATATTAAATACAATAATATACAATAAAATAAGATATTTTTGTTTTTGTTTTTTGAATTATACAATTATATAAAAGGTGATTAAATGACAGTAGGTATTGTAGGCTATGGTAGTCATATTCCAAAATATAGAATTAAAGTAGAAGAAATAGCAGCCGTATGGGGGAAAAATCCAGAATCCATAAAAAACGGATTAATTGTAAATGAAAAAAGTCTTCCTGGTCCAGACGAGGATACGGCAACCATAGCAGTTGAATCAAGTAGGAGGGCTTTAAAAAGAGCAGGAATTGATGCAAAAGATATTGGGGCTGTTTATGTTGGTAGTGAAAGTCATCCATATGCCGTGAAACCTACTTCTTCAATAGTGGCGGAGGCAATAGGTGCTACGCCTGATTTAACAG
The window above is part of the Methanococcus aeolicus Nankai-3 genome. Proteins encoded here:
- the rplJ gene encoding 50S ribosomal protein L16; protein product: MALRPSKCYREINKPAYTRKKYIRAVPQPKVVHYVNGNKGGDFPVEVHLVVKDDIQIRHNALESARIVGNKYTQNKCGRLGYKFQIRVYPHQVLRENKMASGAGADRISDGMRLSFGKAVGTAARVRKGQKIITISTTPENVIHAKEALRRCNMKMPVKCKIVIGKGAELVKN
- a CDS encoding winged helix-turn-helix domain-containing protein, whose amino-acid sequence is MDNIVNKIGEIAGEIYHILKEGEKNMSGLKKPLKEKGYTDSLITMAIGWLARENKIDIYKQERQTIVKLIEK
- the engB gene encoding GTP-binding protein EngB — its product is MNEETNNEFKKNLEKFKKMAKRGKETKMDKKPQIIVVGRSNVGKSTLVRLITKKDVRVGKKPGVTLKINKYDVGNFILVDLPGFGFMTGLEEKVQNKIKKEIVQYIEDNKDQIVGSIILIDVKAFPGIVERWDSKDEIPIDIEMFEFLEELELNPSIFINKMDKIKKNDQDKTLDKIVAIFGCPAPWRQWINDIITIGILKEGIGLNEVMVKINKNVNEYNRVKNKK
- a CDS encoding glycoside hydrolase family 15 protein; translated protein: MVGIIGNSKVLAKLDDMGSIEYAFFPHLGFEKHIFDSAFAILYDGELKWHWDYSWDIDQRYLDDTNILKTTYSNKHFFVSSEDFVSIAHNLLVKNITIHNNSNQKKKLKLFFYENIRMGENPQKNTVKFLKTNNCLIKSDKKYMFGIGGGKKISSYQCGVRASESSAYKDIENGLLKEQITATGDITDSALCWDIELGPNQKSNIPIYIIMEEYDDYHSNMIDVVNNLNQISNNIDNIYKLTYNYWIDAVKSFSNLNISNNLNINKKQWKNYVDICKRVILTILLLKNYDGGIIASPSIYPDYRYVWNRDASYVSIAMDLYGIPRVSEKFFEWCKKAQNEDGSWVQNYFIDGKPRLTAMQNDQVGTTIYALLIHYKITKDKSYLKRYWNMVKKAGDYMTNVIVSSSSCYDLWEETVGIFSYTLGALYGGLKSAIKIAEILNTNDFESIEKWDNAVKLIEDNMYKFYSEKENRFLKSINPIDKTIDASILGLSFPYNLIPADDPRMISTAEQIESAFNYKVGGIGRYPEDVYFGGNPWIITTIWLYLYYVQLIEVLSSKNAPSEVIEKYKNKCDKLLKWSLKYQFNGLFPEQIHKDMGAPISAIPLGWSHAMVLIALHNDAISKLQIE
- a CDS encoding glycosyltransferase family 4 protein: MKIAMITWEYPPIMVGGLSVHCRGLAEALVRAGHEVDIITAAYDLPEYENMNGVNIYRVNPIKHSNFLDWSLFSANLMIKKLGMLGAPNYDIIHCHDWMTYFVGTGVKHLLNKPYVQSIHSTEYGRCGGIHSEDSNAINEIEWLSTYESNAVITVSNSMKRELCSMFNVPHDKVNVIYNGIDPEEFDIPMGEHEKNEFRKSFGVQPHEKMVLFVGRLVYQKGVEYLIRAFPKILEQHPDSKLVIAGAGDMRGYLEELAWNMGYGDKVVFLGFIDGMTLKLLYKSTDVAVIPSIYEPFGIVALEAMAGGAPVVVSDVGGLSEIIQHEYNGVRVYIKNPDSIAWGVNRILSDEGFRNWIVNNAKHDVYTKYSWDAIAQNTINVYNESILKHK
- a CDS encoding UbiD family decarboxylase — encoded protein: MIRDLINSIDNLKVVEKANKKFEITKILAENDGAPTYIKDVNGYEVIGNLCNREIIAKSLGIEVSDLVEYMINALDNEKNGELIVDNELKKEYVSDEVSKISQYPIPTYYEKDAGAYLTSGIVIVKDKDHGINSSIHRILVKDGKLIIRMVEQRHLHYIYNKNIKDGEVDVAIVIGVHPALLLASSTSGDVTFNELKYASALMGAPLKLIKCDTVDLEVPAGEFIIEGKITNKMEEEGPFVDITGTYDTIRQQPVIEITALKRKKEPIFHALLPGGIEHKILMGLPQEPRMYKGIRNTVPSVKQVSLTEGGCCWLHAVVSIEKKTEGDGKNAILAALASHPSLKHVVIVDDDINIHNPSDVEFAIATRVQADKDVVIISDTKGSSLDPSGDHKNKLTAKMGIDATISLRKGNKEEYIRAEIPDIK